One segment of Curtobacterium sp. MR_MD2014 DNA contains the following:
- a CDS encoding error-prone DNA polymerase produces the protein MGYSNPPIPWSQFERALSDKRPDSAHAGDGGDSPAWSRKRSRYVPPTPAADDDAPVVPYAELHAHSTFSFLDGASGPEHLVEEAARLHLHGLALTDHDGFYGAARMAEVAEAYPTVTTVYGTELSLGLTEPQNGVPDPEGTHLLLLADGQDGYHRLAAAVTRANLAAGAEKGRPQYDLDELAAQADGHWRVLTGCRKGTVRQALERGGESAADEALRALLDRFGTAGVVVELTDHGEPLDTARNDVLATLAARHGLPVVATGNVHYATPDRFPVATALAAVRARRSLDEIDGWLPAAPTAHLRSGAEMAARFARWPGAVETSVDLADELGFRLRTAKPGLPDVEVPEGHTTMSWLRELTWQGARRFYPGSADGVDPQKRERIERELSVIADKDFPGYFLIVRDMVQYARQRGILCQGRGSAANSAVCYLLEITAVDSIRYGLPFERFLSAMRDEEPDIDVDFDSDRREEVIQYVYEKYGRFNAAQVANVITYRPKGAVRDMAKALGHSPGQQDAWSKQVERWGSVTESQDHDIPDTVVDMAQQVLGFPRHLGIHSGGMVLTDRPVGEVVPIEHARMDGRTVLQWDKDDCAFMGLVKFDMLGLGMLAALQYSFDLADEHCGERWDMHSIPKEEQGVYDQLCRADTIGVFQVESRAQMGTLPRLLPRRFYDLVIEVALVRPGPIQGGAVHPYIRRRTGEEPITYIHPSLEPVLERTLGVPLFQEQLMQMAIAVGGCSGDDADLLRRAMGSKRGLEKIERLREKLYAGMAANDIHGEDADTIYAKIQAFANFGFAESHSISFALIVYASAWMRLHYPGAFLAALLRAQPMGFYSPQTLVADARRHGVRVLRPDILRSAVDATLEPLPDAESGATGADACLAGEQPPVLPFDGSLPDDTAEHRRDGAFAVRLGLAEVASLGRRSAEAIVAERAAHGPFTDMSDLARRVRLTTAQLEALAAADAFAGLGIDRRSGMWSAAQAAAERPDQLPDTQVTVQPPLFGQMTSGDVLIADMWSTGMSTDDHPVHHVRPRLRARGVLSVQDTATAETGRRVEVGGIVTHRQRPATASGITFLNVEDETGLVNVICSVGVWGRYRRVARESPAVVVRGILERSPDGVVNLVADRIEHLPLAVRTRSRDFQ, from the coding sequence ATGGGCTACAGCAACCCACCGATCCCGTGGTCGCAGTTCGAACGCGCCCTGTCGGACAAGCGGCCGGACAGTGCGCACGCCGGCGACGGCGGGGACAGCCCGGCCTGGTCGCGGAAGCGGTCCCGGTACGTCCCGCCGACCCCCGCCGCCGACGACGACGCCCCGGTCGTGCCGTACGCCGAGCTGCACGCGCACTCGACCTTCAGCTTCCTCGACGGCGCCAGCGGTCCGGAGCACCTGGTCGAGGAAGCTGCACGCCTGCACCTGCACGGCCTGGCGCTGACGGACCACGACGGGTTCTACGGGGCTGCCCGGATGGCGGAGGTGGCCGAGGCGTACCCGACCGTGACGACCGTGTACGGCACCGAGCTGTCCCTCGGGCTGACCGAACCGCAGAACGGCGTCCCCGACCCGGAGGGCACACACCTGCTGCTGCTCGCCGACGGGCAGGACGGCTACCACCGGCTCGCCGCGGCCGTCACGCGGGCGAACCTGGCAGCCGGGGCCGAGAAGGGGCGGCCGCAGTACGACCTCGACGAGCTCGCGGCGCAGGCCGACGGGCACTGGCGGGTCCTCACGGGCTGCCGGAAGGGCACCGTCCGCCAGGCCCTCGAGCGCGGGGGCGAGTCGGCGGCGGACGAGGCCCTGCGTGCGCTGCTCGACCGGTTCGGCACGGCCGGGGTGGTCGTCGAGCTGACCGACCACGGGGAACCGCTCGACACCGCCAGGAACGACGTCCTCGCGACGCTCGCGGCACGGCACGGACTCCCCGTCGTGGCGACCGGGAACGTGCACTACGCGACCCCCGACCGCTTCCCCGTGGCGACCGCGCTGGCGGCCGTGCGGGCACGGCGGAGCCTCGACGAGATCGACGGCTGGTTGCCGGCGGCCCCGACCGCCCACCTGCGGTCCGGTGCCGAGATGGCCGCGCGCTTCGCGCGCTGGCCGGGCGCCGTCGAGACGAGCGTCGACCTGGCCGACGAGCTCGGGTTCCGGCTCCGGACCGCCAAGCCCGGGCTGCCCGACGTCGAGGTCCCCGAGGGGCACACGACGATGTCGTGGCTGCGCGAGCTCACCTGGCAGGGCGCCCGTCGGTTCTACCCGGGCAGCGCCGACGGTGTCGACCCGCAGAAGCGCGAGCGCATCGAGCGGGAGCTGTCCGTCATCGCGGACAAGGACTTCCCGGGGTACTTCCTGATCGTGCGGGACATGGTGCAGTACGCCCGGCAGCGGGGCATCCTGTGCCAGGGGCGCGGCTCGGCGGCGAACTCGGCCGTCTGCTACCTGCTCGAGATCACCGCGGTCGACTCCATCCGGTACGGACTGCCGTTCGAGCGGTTCCTGTCGGCGATGCGCGACGAGGAGCCCGACATCGACGTCGACTTCGACTCGGACCGGCGCGAGGAGGTGATCCAGTACGTCTACGAGAAGTACGGACGGTTCAACGCGGCGCAGGTCGCGAACGTCATCACCTACCGGCCGAAGGGCGCCGTGCGGGACATGGCGAAGGCGCTCGGGCACAGCCCCGGGCAGCAGGACGCCTGGTCGAAGCAGGTCGAGCGGTGGGGGTCGGTCACCGAGAGCCAGGACCACGACATCCCGGACACCGTGGTCGACATGGCCCAGCAGGTGCTCGGGTTCCCACGGCACCTCGGCATCCACTCCGGGGGCATGGTGCTCACCGACCGGCCCGTCGGTGAGGTCGTGCCCATCGAGCACGCCCGCATGGACGGCCGGACCGTGCTGCAGTGGGACAAGGACGACTGCGCCTTCATGGGGCTCGTGAAGTTCGACATGCTCGGGCTCGGGATGCTCGCGGCGCTGCAGTACTCGTTCGACCTGGCCGACGAACACTGCGGGGAGCGCTGGGACATGCACTCGATCCCGAAGGAGGAGCAGGGCGTCTACGACCAGCTCTGCCGCGCGGACACGATCGGGGTGTTCCAGGTGGAGTCCCGCGCACAGATGGGCACCCTCCCGCGGCTGCTGCCCCGGCGGTTCTACGACCTGGTGATCGAGGTCGCGCTCGTGCGTCCCGGTCCGATCCAGGGCGGTGCCGTGCACCCGTACATCCGTCGTCGGACGGGCGAGGAACCGATCACGTACATCCACCCGTCGCTCGAACCCGTGCTCGAGCGGACGCTCGGGGTCCCGCTCTTCCAGGAGCAGCTCATGCAGATGGCCATCGCCGTCGGCGGGTGCTCCGGGGACGACGCCGACCTGCTCCGCCGGGCGATGGGCTCGAAGCGTGGCCTCGAGAAGATCGAGCGGCTGCGCGAGAAGCTCTACGCGGGGATGGCGGCGAACGACATCCACGGCGAGGACGCCGACACGATCTACGCCAAGATCCAGGCGTTCGCGAACTTCGGGTTCGCGGAGAGCCACTCGATCAGCTTCGCGCTCATCGTCTACGCCAGCGCCTGGATGCGGCTGCACTACCCGGGGGCGTTCCTGGCGGCGTTGCTCCGGGCACAGCCGATGGGGTTCTACTCACCGCAGACCCTGGTCGCCGACGCCCGGCGGCACGGGGTGCGGGTGCTGCGGCCGGACATCCTGCGCTCGGCGGTCGACGCGACGCTGGAGCCCCTGCCCGACGCCGAGAGCGGTGCGACCGGGGCCGACGCCTGCCTGGCCGGGGAGCAGCCGCCCGTGCTGCCGTTCGACGGCTCGCTGCCCGACGACACCGCGGAGCACCGACGCGACGGGGCCTTCGCCGTCCGCCTGGGCCTGGCCGAGGTCGCCTCGCTCGGCCGGCGGAGCGCCGAGGCGATCGTCGCGGAGCGGGCGGCGCACGGGCCCTTCACGGACATGTCCGACCTGGCCCGTCGTGTCCGGCTGACGACCGCGCAGCTCGAGGCCCTGGCCGCAGCGGACGCCTTCGCCGGGCTCGGGATCGACCGGCGCAGCGGCATGTGGTCGGCGGCGCAGGCGGCTGCGGAACGACCCGACCAGCTGCCCGACACCCAGGTCACCGTGCAGCCGCCGCTGTTCGGGCAGATGACGAGCGGGGACGTCCTGATCGCGGACATGTGGTCGACGGGCATGTCGACCGACGACCACCCGGTCCACCACGTCCGCCCGCGACTGCGCGCCCGCGGGGTGCTCAGCGTGCAGGACACCGCGACGGCGGAGACCGGACGACGGGTCGAGGTGGGCGGCATCGTGACGCACCGGCAACGCCCGGCGACGGCGTCGGGCATCACGTTCCTGAACGTCGAGGACGAGACCGGGCTGGTGAACGTCATCTGCAGCGTCGGCGTGTGGGGACGGTACCGGCGGGTGGCACGGGAGTCGCCGGCCGTGGTGGTGCGGGGGATCCTCGAGCGGTCGCCGGACGGCGTGGTGAACCTGGTGGCGGACCGGATCGAGCACCTGCCGCTGGCGGTGCGGACCCGGTCGCGGGACTTCCAATGA
- a CDS encoding sensor histidine kinase, whose amino-acid sequence MTGSAPTTGTVRGGRGLPRPLRVLSLRARITIGSTAIAAVVILLLVLVMRFQVVSVVASATRTLLDADVDPYVATLEVDSDPDLSAPGNAQLVAVVAPSGQIRLSTMPPRVERALGSLTSTESGTSLITVSGSEYRVVIEHPVNAAGRWTVVAARNSQAEAIVVDDLTTTLSLTGLAILIAFGIASWALATAALRPVNRMRREAERLSVAPERAELPVGPAQDELASLATTLNAFLARTRQVTERERQMVSDASHELRTPLAILTTQLDLASLDGDDAAALAAHIDRAKRSVARLSRLANDLLTLSRIEDAEEREQDGAQPTTAWSDLGDEVMAAVDRVRLIASAKDITVDFDLERTPDPVGAAEPRFRLDTGGMAQLVTNTASNAVAALPRGGGVFVSWRVEGDEGVLQVTDDGPGVPESFIPVAFDRFTRPDEARTSRRDPDPATGGVPVPGGSGLGLAIVRAIAERSGGTAALRNVRSGGLEVTVRIPVVREQTAS is encoded by the coding sequence GTGACCGGGTCGGCACCCACGACCGGGACGGTCCGCGGCGGACGCGGCCTGCCCCGGCCGCTCCGGGTGCTCTCGCTCCGCGCCCGCATCACGATCGGCTCGACGGCGATCGCGGCGGTCGTGATCCTGCTGCTCGTGCTCGTCATGCGCTTCCAGGTCGTCAGCGTCGTCGCGAGCGCCACCCGCACCCTGCTCGACGCCGACGTCGACCCGTACGTGGCGACGCTGGAGGTCGACAGCGACCCGGACCTGTCCGCACCGGGCAACGCCCAGCTCGTCGCCGTCGTGGCCCCGTCGGGCCAGATCCGGCTGTCGACCATGCCGCCCCGGGTCGAGCGGGCGCTCGGCAGCCTGACGTCGACCGAGTCGGGCACGTCGCTCATCACCGTCTCCGGGTCCGAGTACCGCGTCGTCATCGAGCACCCGGTCAACGCCGCCGGACGCTGGACCGTCGTCGCCGCACGCAACTCGCAGGCCGAGGCGATCGTGGTCGACGACCTCACCACCACGCTGTCGCTCACCGGCCTCGCGATCCTCATCGCCTTCGGCATCGCGTCGTGGGCGCTCGCCACCGCGGCGCTCCGCCCGGTGAACCGGATGCGCCGCGAGGCCGAACGGCTCTCCGTCGCCCCCGAGCGCGCCGAGCTGCCGGTCGGTCCGGCGCAGGACGAACTGGCCTCGCTCGCCACCACGCTGAACGCCTTCCTCGCACGCACCCGCCAGGTGACCGAACGCGAGCGTCAGATGGTCTCCGACGCCAGCCACGAGCTGCGCACGCCCCTCGCGATCCTCACCACCCAGCTCGACCTGGCGTCGCTCGACGGCGACGACGCTGCGGCGCTCGCGGCGCACATCGACCGCGCCAAGCGGAGCGTCGCCCGGCTCTCGCGGCTCGCGAACGACCTGCTCACGCTGTCGCGCATCGAGGACGCGGAGGAACGCGAGCAGGACGGCGCGCAGCCGACCACCGCCTGGAGCGACCTGGGCGACGAGGTCATGGCCGCCGTCGACCGGGTGCGCCTCATCGCCTCGGCGAAGGACATCACGGTGGACTTCGACCTCGAACGGACCCCGGACCCGGTCGGAGCGGCGGAACCACGCTTCCGCCTCGACACCGGTGGCATGGCGCAGCTCGTCACCAACACGGCGAGCAACGCGGTCGCCGCACTCCCCCGTGGTGGTGGCGTCTTCGTGTCGTGGCGGGTCGAGGGCGACGAGGGTGTCCTGCAGGTGACCGACGACGGACCCGGTGTCCCGGAGTCGTTCATCCCCGTCGCGTTCGACCGATTCACCCGGCCGGACGAGGCCCGGACGTCGCGCCGCGACCCGGACCCGGCGACGGGCGGGGTGCCGGTGCCGGGCGGCTCGGGCCTCGGGCTCGCGATCGTGCGCGCGATCGCGGAACGGTCGGGAGGAACGGCTGCCCTCCGCAACGTCCGGTCCGGTGGCCTCGAGGTCACCGTGCGCATCCCCGTGGTGCGCGAGCAGACCGCGTCCTGA